In Candidatus Desulfofervidus auxilii, one genomic interval encodes:
- the csm4 gene encoding type III-A CRISPR-associated RAMP protein Csm4, which yields MKTYRIKLSLNSGFLTPFHADTLFGHLCWVIAYLEEEKELEKFLKPFKEGNPPFLISDGFPENFLPRPFSAEFNVEDPELRKEIKKRNFVSLAEFNHIREDKSLEELETIEPSIYEVTTTHNSINRLTYTTFTEGGLYDLEEIIVSYVSIYLKVVSESWKERVTELIEKLSNFGYGRKKSIGKGQFCLKEVEEFEFPEVKNPNGFVTLSNFCPSKNNPTEGLYKVFVKYGKLGEVFTYCGNPFKRPLVMIKTGSVFKTEGKPKHFYGRIVENIAPAAPNVIQYAYAFAVPIIYPEKK from the coding sequence ATGAAAACTTATAGAATTAAGCTTTCTCTAAATAGTGGATTTCTTACTCCTTTTCATGCTGATACTCTATTTGGGCATCTTTGTTGGGTAATAGCCTATTTAGAAGAAGAAAAAGAATTGGAAAAATTCCTTAAACCATTTAAGGAAGGGAATCCGCCTTTTCTTATCTCCGATGGTTTTCCTGAGAATTTTTTACCTCGTCCATTTTCTGCTGAATTTAATGTAGAAGATCCTGAACTGAGGAAGGAAATTAAAAAAAGAAATTTTGTAAGTTTAGCTGAATTTAATCATATTAGAGAAGATAAATCTTTAGAAGAATTGGAGACAATCGAGCCTTCTATTTATGAAGTTACAACAACTCATAATTCTATTAATCGTCTCACTTATACTACTTTTACTGAAGGTGGACTTTATGATCTCGAAGAGATAATTGTTTCCTATGTTTCTATTTATTTAAAGGTTGTTTCTGAAAGTTGGAAAGAAAGAGTTACTGAACTAATTGAAAAACTTTCAAATTTTGGGTATGGTAGGAAAAAATCTATTGGCAAAGGTCAATTTTGTTTAAAGGAAGTAGAGGAATTTGAATTTCCTGAGGTTAAAAATCCTAATGGTTTTGTTACTCTTTCAAATTTTTGCCCTTCAAAAAATAACCCTACTGAAGGGTTATATAAAGTCTTCGTTAAGTATGGTAAATTAGGCGAAGTATTTACCTACTGTGGGAATCCCTTTAAAAGGCCTTTGGTAATGATAAAGACTGGCTCAGTATTTAAGACAGAAGGTAAACCTAAACACTTTTATGGTCGTATAGTTGAAAACATTGCTCCAGCGGCACCAAATGTTATCCAATACGCATATGCCTTTGCGGTTCCGATTATTTATCCTGAAAAGAAATAA
- a CDS encoding Card1-like endonuclease domain-containing protein — MENFEIMFSFIGEQPIPNLLPVKYFKPSKVVMIYTELTEEVKDRLKNVLSKQRFLIDDSCRTDPYKMDEIISILERLLIKYTNKKIIFNLTGGTKPMTFAGYKIAEKYKIPFVYQQSEKNKTVFMYYEFKNNSPILEEISVPPLISLKEHIEAHISNYQITNKTKDDPGGKFEKAVKDALIGEVDEVIIGVRLNNIQVDLLIRCGNHVGVAELKTSGNKTSAVNQIVLPARREYLGTYVKKFVVVGDKATNNLKGRAKAAGVKVIELPSFKQSNDLSKDDKMRLIQEIRKSLT; from the coding sequence ATGGAAAATTTTGAAATAATGTTTTCCTTTATCGGTGAGCAACCAATTCCTAATTTATTGCCTGTAAAATATTTCAAGCCTTCTAAAGTTGTAATGATTTATACAGAACTTACAGAAGAGGTAAAAGACAGATTGAAAAATGTGTTAAGTAAACAGCGTTTTCTAATTGATGACTCGTGTAGAACAGATCCATACAAAATGGATGAGATAATTTCAATTTTAGAGAGGCTGCTTATTAAATATACAAACAAGAAAATCATTTTTAATCTCACAGGTGGCACTAAACCTATGACCTTTGCAGGTTATAAAATTGCTGAAAAATACAAAATCCCTTTTGTTTATCAGCAAAGCGAAAAAAATAAAACAGTATTTATGTATTATGAATTTAAAAATAATTCGCCAATTTTAGAGGAAATTTCTGTCCCTCCATTAATAAGTCTAAAAGAACATATTGAGGCTCATATTTCTAATTACCAAATTACAAACAAAACAAAGGATGATCCAGGCGGTAAATTTGAAAAAGCAGTAAAAGATGCTTTAATTGGAGAAGTAGATGAAGTCATAATAGGAGTAAGATTGAATAATATCCAAGTGGATCTTCTTATAAGATGTGGAAATCATGTAGGAGTAGCTGAATTAAAAACATCTGGTAATAAAACAAGTGCCGTAAATCAAATAGTTTTACCTGCAAGGCGAGAATATTTGGGAACTTATGTAAAAAAATTTGTAGTAGTAGGAGATAAAGCTACAAATAATTTAAAAGGAAGAGCAAAAGCAGCAGGAGTCAAAGTGATTGAATTGCCAAGTTTTAAACAGAGTAATGATTTATCAAAAGATGATAAGATGCGCTTAATTCAAGAAATAAGAAAATCGTTAACTTAA
- a CDS encoding IS110 family transposase, producing the protein MKRLSGGIDIGSDNHHIIIMDDEEQILYDQKIAHKFSEFYKAVREFREIEKREGGIISFAIEGKNGYGAPFDRILIESGFTLYNVDNLKLKQFRNVFGAEWRNDKRDAKMLAKMLKLRDYLDAENEKAFIAVEKATKINEKLKILSRHQQTLIDEKIRLQNRLRKRLLEVSPEILEIGDTDSKKMLRLLVRYPDFSRYK; encoded by the coding sequence GTGAAAAGGTTATCTGGAGGAATCGATATTGGCAGTGATAATCATCACATAATTATCATGGATGATGAAGAACAGATTTTGTATGACCAGAAGATAGCACACAAATTCAGTGAATTTTATAAGGCAGTTAGAGAATTTAGAGAGATTGAGAAAAGAGAAGGTGGGATAATATCATTTGCAATTGAAGGAAAGAATGGATACGGAGCACCATTTGATCGGATACTTATAGAGAGCGGATTCACCTTATACAATGTAGATAATTTAAAATTAAAACAATTTCGGAATGTATTTGGGGCAGAATGGCGTAACGATAAAAGGGACGCAAAAATGTTAGCAAAAATGCTGAAATTAAGAGATTATTTAGACGCTGAAAATGAAAAGGCATTCATTGCGGTAGAGAAGGCAACAAAAATCAATGAAAAGTTAAAGATTCTGTCTCGGCATCAACAAACCCTGATAGATGAGAAGATAAGGTTGCAAAACAGGCTTCGAAAAAGGCTATTAGAAGTATCTCCTGAGATATTAGAGATTGGTGATACAGACAGCAAGAAGATGTTGAGGCTTCTGGTAAGGTATCCTGATTTTTCGAGATATAAG
- a CDS encoding cyclic nucleotide-binding/CBS domain-containing protein, protein MKKIQEIMVREIEEISPNAKVSEAIALMLKEGIRSLVVTPETGEDVYGIVTVRNVVFKVLAKGLEPKNIEVREIATKPLVCIDAHYDVSHAVRLMANLNLARLVVTELGKIVGIVTLMDILRSSQGEKIC, encoded by the coding sequence ATGAAAAAAATCCAAGAAATTATGGTGAGGGAAATTGAGGAAATTTCACCAAATGCTAAGGTCTCCGAGGCCATTGCTTTGATGCTTAAAGAAGGTATTCGAAGTCTAGTAGTAACACCAGAGACGGGAGAAGATGTCTATGGAATTGTTACTGTGAGAAATGTGGTTTTTAAGGTCTTGGCCAAAGGACTAGAGCCTAAAAATATAGAAGTAAGAGAAATTGCCACTAAGCCTTTGGTTTGTATTGATGCTCATTATGATGTTAGTCATGCTGTTCGCCTTATGGCAAACCTAAATCTTGCTAGATTGGTTGTTACTGAGCTTGGAAAGATTGTTGGAATAGTAACACTTATGGACATTTTAAGAAGTTCACAGGGCGAAAAAATCTGTTAG
- the csm3 gene encoding type III-A CRISPR-associated RAMP protein Csm3, giving the protein MQLEKFYIITGNIYWSGGRIGTSKETVEIAATTENPIIRHPITGLPYIPGSSLKGKIRSLLELSTEKERIANLKQKIEEIKKEEPSGNDRKHKEWKEKLRRLENYLNSIKNGEPCGCGLESCQICRAFGPHKNVEHKLGPSRLIFRDAKLATKEDINGIENLPEPKYTLEDIKKYSTERGLHYAEIKSENIINRYTGRASDPRQMERVIDGSLFKMEVVVRVFEGDEGSGSKKPEDNPNVKILKKGIKLLEKDYLGGSGTRGYGKVKFYGMKIDGNPWENF; this is encoded by the coding sequence ATGCAGTTAGAAAAATTTTATATCATAACAGGTAATATTTATTGGAGTGGAGGTAGAATTGGAACATCAAAAGAAACAGTAGAAATTGCAGCAACAACAGAAAATCCTATTATTCGTCATCCTATAACAGGATTACCATATATTCCAGGATCATCTCTTAAAGGTAAGATTCGAAGCTTATTAGAATTGTCAACTGAGAAAGAAAGAATTGCAAATCTTAAGCAGAAGATTGAAGAAATCAAGAAAGAAGAACCTTCAGGAAATGACAGGAAACATAAAGAATGGAAAGAAAAATTGAGAAGGCTTGAAAATTATTTAAACTCCATAAAGAATGGAGAGCCTTGTGGCTGCGGATTAGAATCATGTCAAATTTGCCGAGCATTTGGACCTCATAAGAATGTTGAGCATAAATTAGGACCTTCCCGATTAATCTTTCGCGATGCAAAATTAGCAACTAAGGAAGATATAAATGGAATAGAAAATCTTCCTGAACCTAAATATACCCTCGAAGATATTAAAAAATACTCAACTGAAAGGGGGTTACATTATGCTGAGATTAAGTCAGAAAACATTATAAATCGCTACACTGGACGTGCTTCTGATCCTAGACAAATGGAAAGGGTAATTGATGGCTCGCTTTTCAAAATGGAAGTGGTGGTACGAGTATTTGAAGGAGATGAAGGAAGCGGGAGTAAAAAGCCAGAAGATAATCCTAATGTAAAAATATTAAAGAAAGGTATAAAACTTTTAGAAAAAGACTATCTTGGTGGTTCAGGTACTCGAGGATATGGAAAAGTAAAATTTTATGGAATGAAAATTGATGGAAACCCTTGGGAAAACTTTTAG
- a CDS encoding ATP-binding protein, which produces MNLYQIIGKWAFSASFLGKRMCFLTGPRQIGKTTLSLLHLKSLRQEKNYYNWDILGVKKLYAENPLFFLENLPEIPPPPAPNLMPKYWIVFDEFHKHPNWKNLLKGYYDEFGHFLRFVVCGSARLDLFRLTGESLLGRYFLFKMFPLGPRDITEGGNFSLKHCWYPENTLNITLPSSDFKEAVETLFRLSGFPEPFLMGRAEFYNRWKEEHISLLTTEEIRDLSKISDLVRLQTLVFLLPERVGAPVSLNKLAHILECAYNTVKTWIEALEKVYLFFRISPFMGKISRSLKKEKKLYFWDWGILSEGGKRFENFIAVQLIRTLSAWNEWGWGRFELYYVRTKEGKEVDFLVVKNGKPFMLIETKLSEVNLDPSLLYFKKRLNAPYAFQVIYHPDFLKQVTPGIFVIDASRFLYLLA; this is translated from the coding sequence ATGAATTTATATCAAATCATTGGCAAGTGGGCATTTTCTGCTTCGTTTTTAGGTAAAAGGATGTGTTTTCTAACAGGACCAAGACAAATAGGGAAAACCACACTTTCACTTTTGCATCTTAAATCGCTCAGACAGGAAAAGAATTACTACAATTGGGATATCTTGGGTGTAAAAAAACTTTATGCTGAAAACCCTTTGTTTTTTTTAGAAAACCTTCCTGAAATACCACCCCCTCCTGCACCAAACTTAATGCCTAAATATTGGATTGTTTTTGATGAATTTCATAAACATCCAAATTGGAAGAATTTATTAAAAGGTTATTATGATGAATTTGGCCATTTTTTAAGGTTTGTAGTCTGTGGAAGTGCTAGACTTGACCTTTTTCGGTTAACAGGAGAGAGTCTTTTAGGGCGATATTTTCTTTTTAAGATGTTTCCTCTTGGTCCAAGGGATATTACAGAAGGAGGAAATTTTTCTCTTAAACATTGTTGGTATCCAGAAAATACTTTAAACATTACCTTACCGTCTTCAGATTTTAAAGAAGCAGTGGAAACATTATTTAGACTTTCTGGTTTCCCAGAGCCATTTTTAATGGGCAGAGCAGAGTTTTATAATCGCTGGAAAGAAGAACATATTTCTCTTTTAACCACAGAAGAGATAAGGGACCTTTCAAAAATTTCTGATTTAGTAAGATTGCAAACATTGGTGTTCCTTTTACCAGAGAGAGTAGGAGCACCTGTAAGTTTAAATAAGTTGGCCCATATTTTAGAATGTGCATATAATACCGTAAAAACATGGATAGAAGCATTGGAGAAGGTCTATTTATTTTTTCGGATTTCCCCTTTTATGGGAAAAATAAGTCGTTCTCTCAAGAAAGAAAAAAAACTTTATTTTTGGGATTGGGGAATTTTATCAGAAGGGGGTAAAAGATTTGAAAATTTTATCGCTGTCCAGCTTATACGCACTCTTTCAGCATGGAATGAGTGGGGATGGGGCAGATTTGAACTTTATTATGTAAGGACAAAGGAAGGGAAAGAAGTAGATTTTTTGGTTGTAAAAAACGGTAAACCGTTTATGTTAATAGAGACCAAACTCTCTGAGGTAAATTTAGATCCTAGTCTTCTTTATTTTAAAAAAAGATTAAATGCTCCTTATGCCTTTCAGGTAATTTATCATCCGGACTTCCTTAAACAGGTTACTCCTGGCATATTTGTTATAGATGCTTCAAGGTTTCTTTATTTGCTAGCATGA
- a CDS encoding ATP-binding protein, with protein sequence MNLVKRNILDKIYFWLEGPHILVIHGARRTGKTTLLHILKSDLEAKGKKVVYLPVDQMLFEPCLKDPISLENWLKQEGLLSQRRLYLLLDEAQYLPDAGMFLKALHDRLSPKVKLIVSSSSSLELAKTREFLTGRKIEFHLERFSFLEFLSLRFPKPFVKQAPFSDLSEIKEIYELYGQRLKELFVEYISWGGYPEVVFEEIPDKKQRILREILSVYLEKDVSAFLKIRQVSAFNNLIRILASQIGSLVNKTELSNTLGIRFETINSYLDILKHTFIFLFLSPFFRNVQKEISKSPKIYARDMGIMRYVLKRGYDDYRIIPGEVVENFVYRELIERFPISDIYFYRTLAGGEIDFVVSEEKFYLIESKFRNQKRFPKAIKNFIERYSEKGSLVIVITKDILEFHSEIIYLPALCLPFWKF encoded by the coding sequence ATGAATCTAGTAAAGCGTAATATTTTAGACAAAATTTATTTCTGGCTTGAAGGTCCACATATTTTAGTAATTCATGGTGCAAGAAGGACAGGGAAAACTACTCTTTTGCACATCTTAAAGTCAGATTTAGAGGCAAAAGGTAAAAAGGTAGTTTATCTACCTGTGGACCAGATGTTGTTTGAACCCTGTTTAAAAGACCCTATTTCATTGGAAAATTGGCTTAAACAGGAAGGTCTTTTATCGCAAAGGCGTCTTTATCTTTTGTTAGATGAGGCACAGTATCTGCCTGATGCAGGTATGTTTTTGAAAGCTTTGCATGACAGGCTTTCTCCAAAGGTAAAACTGATTGTATCTAGCTCATCCAGTCTTGAACTTGCTAAAACCAGAGAGTTTCTGACAGGAAGAAAGATAGAATTTCATTTAGAACGGTTTTCTTTTCTGGAATTTCTTTCTTTAAGGTTTCCTAAACCATTTGTAAAACAAGCCCCTTTTTCGGATTTAAGTGAGATTAAAGAGATTTATGAGCTTTATGGCCAGAGGTTAAAGGAACTTTTTGTAGAGTATATCAGTTGGGGAGGTTATCCTGAAGTTGTGTTTGAGGAAATACCTGATAAAAAGCAACGCATTTTAAGAGAAATCCTTTCAGTATATCTGGAAAAAGACGTATCTGCCTTTTTGAAAATTAGACAGGTTTCTGCCTTTAACAATTTGATAAGGATTCTTGCATCACAAATAGGTAGTCTGGTAAATAAGACAGAATTAAGCAATACATTGGGCATTCGTTTTGAAACCATTAACTCCTATCTGGACATTCTAAAACATACCTTTATTTTCTTATTCCTAAGCCCATTTTTTAGGAATGTGCAAAAAGAAATTTCTAAGAGTCCAAAGATATATGCAAGAGATATGGGCATAATGCGTTATGTCCTTAAAAGAGGCTATGATGATTACCGCATAATTCCAGGAGAAGTTGTTGAAAACTTTGTTTATCGTGAGCTTATAGAAAGGTTTCCCATTTCTGATATTTATTTTTATCGCACATTGGCAGGAGGAGAAATTGACTTCGTAGTTTCAGAAGAAAAGTTTTATCTAATTGAAAGTAAATTTCGCAATCAAAAGCGATTTCCAAAGGCCATTAAGAATTTTATTGAGAGATATTCAGAAAAAGGGTCATTGGTTATTGTTATTACTAAAGACATTTTGGAATTTCATTCTGAAATAATTTATCTTCCAGCTCTATGTTTGCCGTTTTGGAAATTCTAA
- a CDS encoding putative manganese transporter, which yields MWNEVFRESLTITYFVFIIMVIVDFVDVISQQKATSVLKGSRWRQYLLASFLGATPGCLGAFMIVSLYIHGHISLGAIVGCMIATSGDEAFVMLAKIPQTAIWLTIILFLLGIFAAWIADSLLNIFHIVPSISCCPVQTFHPEENKFMFTYNNLKTNFTPVSFHRFLLLLLITSALFLFLTAKIGPPHWNWVRVTFAILLFISLGIAIFASEHYLEVHLWQHIIQKHLWRIFLWTFLALVLIKFGLTHWHLAAFIKTHLSWVLILSALIGIIPESGPHFVFVFLYAQGFIPFSVLLTSSIVQDGHGMLPMLSASLKDSFWIKLFNFSLGLFIGGILYLLGY from the coding sequence ATGTGGAATGAAGTCTTTAGAGAATCTCTAACAATTACTTATTTTGTCTTTATCATCATGGTAATTGTGGATTTTGTGGATGTTATTTCTCAGCAAAAAGCAACCAGTGTTCTTAAAGGTAGTCGTTGGCGTCAGTATCTTTTGGCTTCTTTTTTAGGAGCCACTCCGGGTTGTCTGGGTGCCTTTATGATAGTTAGCCTCTATATCCATGGTCATATCTCTTTAGGTGCAATTGTGGGCTGTATGATAGCTACTTCAGGGGATGAAGCATTTGTAATGTTAGCTAAGATACCACAGACTGCCATCTGGCTGACCATCATTCTCTTTCTCCTAGGCATCTTTGCTGCCTGGATAGCTGATTCACTCTTAAATATATTTCACATTGTCCCTAGCATAAGCTGCTGTCCAGTGCAAACATTCCATCCTGAAGAAAACAAATTCATGTTTACTTATAACAACCTTAAAACTAACTTCACTCCTGTTTCTTTTCACCGCTTTTTACTTCTGTTATTAATTACCTCTGCCCTGTTTTTATTTCTCACTGCTAAGATCGGCCCCCCTCATTGGAATTGGGTGCGGGTTACCTTTGCTATTCTTTTGTTTATTAGTTTAGGTATTGCTATCTTTGCCTCTGAACACTATCTGGAAGTGCATCTATGGCAACATATTATCCAAAAACACCTTTGGCGCATTTTTCTATGGACATTTTTGGCCCTGGTCTTAATCAAATTTGGCCTTACCCATTGGCATCTAGCAGCCTTCATTAAGACCCATCTCTCTTGGGTCCTCATTTTATCTGCCCTTATTGGCATCATTCCTGAATCTGGCCCACATTTTGTTTTTGTGTTTCTTTATGCCCAAGGTTTTATCCCTTTTTCTGTGCTCCTTACCTCATCTATTGTTCAAGATGGACATGGGATGTTACCTATGCTTTCCGCCAGCCTCAAAGACAGTTTCTGGATAAAGCTGTTTAACTTCTCTCTGGGACTCTTTATAGGTGGAATACTTTATCTTTTGGGCTACTAA
- a CDS encoding DUF362 domain-containing protein translates to MFGWRRKRGRMGRGRGWRRARRITYLGPQPIPRRRFPKQLPIVNEEKCIGCGECAKNCPAGAITIVNKKAHIDPTLCLRCGLCVRICPKGALILLP, encoded by the coding sequence ATGTTTGGTTGGAGAAGAAAAAGAGGAAGAATGGGAAGAGGGCGGGGTTGGAGGAGAGCTCGAAGGATAACTTATTTAGGACCTCAGCCCATCCCTAGACGTCGATTCCCTAAACAGCTTCCTATAGTTAATGAGGAAAAATGTATTGGTTGTGGTGAATGTGCCAAAAATTGTCCAGCAGGAGCTATAACTATAGTGAACAAAAAGGCCCACATTGACCCAACATTATGTCTAAGATGTGGTCTCTGTGTAAGAATATGTCCTAAAGGGGCTTTAATTCTTTTACCCTGA
- a CDS encoding phosphate ABC transporter substrate-binding protein, giving the protein MKKLWVIVFSLILLFAQNSLAGKIVIKGSTTVLPIVQAIGEVFGKQHPEIKISISGGGSGNGIKALIDGTCNIATSSRFIKEKEVKMAIDEGIYPVPHKIVLDGIVPIVHPSNPIEDLTLNQLRNIYIGKTRNWKEVGGFDHSIVVVSRDTSSGTYEVWEEKVMHKKRVTPRALLQTSNGTVLQTVAHNKWAIGYVGIGYLNKQVKAIKINGVIATKDTVRIGKFPITRPLFIFTNGWPKGEINSFINFVLSPIGQKIVEKSGYVAIYPIK; this is encoded by the coding sequence ATGAAAAAACTTTGGGTCATTGTTTTTAGTTTAATTTTACTCTTTGCTCAAAATAGTCTTGCAGGTAAAATAGTGATAAAAGGCTCTACCACGGTATTACCCATTGTGCAGGCAATAGGTGAGGTTTTTGGAAAACAACATCCAGAAATAAAGATTTCTATTTCTGGCGGTGGTTCGGGAAACGGAATTAAGGCATTAATAGATGGCACTTGCAATATTGCCACCTCTTCTAGATTTATCAAAGAGAAAGAAGTAAAGATGGCTATTGATGAAGGCATTTATCCTGTCCCACATAAAATTGTCTTAGATGGAATAGTGCCTATAGTTCACCCATCAAATCCTATAGAAGACCTTACTTTGAATCAGTTAAGAAATATCTATATAGGCAAGACCAGAAATTGGAAAGAAGTAGGAGGGTTTGATCACAGTATTGTTGTAGTATCTAGAGATACTAGCTCTGGCACTTATGAAGTATGGGAAGAAAAAGTCATGCACAAAAAAAGGGTAACCCCACGGGCCTTGTTACAGACCTCTAATGGAACAGTGCTTCAAACAGTCGCCCATAACAAATGGGCTATTGGTTATGTTGGCATTGGTTATTTAAATAAACAAGTAAAGGCAATTAAAATAAATGGAGTGATTGCTACAAAAGACACAGTTAGGATAGGGAAATTCCCAATAACCCGGCCTTTATTTATATTTACCAATGGCTGGCCTAAAGGTGAAATAAATAGTTTTATTAATTTTGTCCTGTCCCCCATTGGACAAAAGATTGTAGAAAAATCAGGCTATGTGGCTATTTATCCAATAAAATAG
- the cas6 gene encoding CRISPR system precrRNA processing endoribonuclease RAMP protein Cas6, which translates to MDLNNPFLADLSIHRYKVKIKALTPFLIPYFPGSMLRGTFGVALKRAVCLNRKQVCSDCLVRKTCIYHFLFETETQNSIKGITNPPHPLILYPLDLGGKNMKRNSIYQFGFTIFGKAIDYLPYVIYAIIKMGHLGMGKGKGKFDLKEVRKYTSEKRTKQVFNQYENRLIPLETSLTLKNIFKNKCKGEKLIFKTITPLRLKIRGKLRDHITLKDIIFAISHRLKILSFLYGEGEIDLLKNLDLDKILKGIKTASQFEWTDFKRFSKRQDTHLHIGGVMGKMTMTGNLSKIYPLLKLGQYIHIGKNTAFGLGRYKVVA; encoded by the coding sequence GTGGATTTAAATAATCCTTTTTTAGCAGACCTCTCTATCCATCGTTATAAGGTCAAAATTAAGGCCTTAACTCCCTTTTTAATCCCCTATTTCCCTGGCTCTATGTTGCGAGGGACATTTGGTGTAGCCCTAAAAAGGGCAGTTTGCTTAAATAGAAAGCAGGTATGTAGTGATTGTCTGGTAAGAAAAACTTGTATCTATCACTTCCTATTTGAGACAGAAACCCAAAATTCCATTAAAGGTATTACTAATCCTCCCCATCCCTTAATCCTTTATCCTCTTGATTTAGGCGGAAAAAACATGAAAAGAAACTCTATATATCAATTTGGTTTTACTATTTTTGGAAAGGCAATTGATTATCTTCCCTATGTTATCTATGCCATAATAAAGATGGGTCATCTGGGCATGGGAAAAGGCAAGGGCAAATTTGACTTAAAAGAAGTCAGAAAATATACCTCTGAAAAACGCACCAAACAGGTTTTTAACCAATATGAAAACAGGCTCATTCCCCTGGAAACCTCACTAACATTGAAAAATATCTTTAAAAACAAATGCAAAGGGGAAAAACTAATCTTTAAAACCATCACTCCACTGCGGCTTAAGATCAGAGGGAAATTGAGAGATCATATAACTCTAAAAGACATCATTTTTGCCATCAGTCATCGGCTCAAAATTCTGAGCTTTCTTTATGGAGAAGGAGAGATAGACCTCCTTAAAAACCTTGATTTAGATAAAATACTAAAAGGCATCAAAACAGCAAGCCAATTTGAATGGACAGACTTCAAGCGTTTTTCTAAAAGGCAAGATACTCATTTGCACATTGGTGGCGTCATGGGCAAAATGACCATGACAGGCAATCTGTCTAAAATCTATCCCTTACTCAAACTAGGCCAATATATCCACATCGGCAAAAACACTGCATTTGGCCTGGGCAGGTATAAGGTAGTGGCCTGA